Part of the Zingiber officinale cultivar Zhangliang chromosome 8A, Zo_v1.1, whole genome shotgun sequence genome, ACCTCTCCATGTTCAAGGAAGCTGGCAGATAACAAGCAAGAGAGGATGCTCCTTGAGATTCTTTACAACCTTGACAGCTCACAAGTCTCGTCTAAACTTACCCTCTTCTTCCTAGATTTCTCTCCAAGTAAATAGGGCCTTAATGTCAAGTAAACTTCATATTTAAGAAACTAACCTACGCATGCCTCAACAAAAGCACGCAAAGCAAAGACTGAATCAACACGAACAGGAAGCTCTGGATCTTTAAAGCCAGCGATAACACAATGAAACACTCTGCGGAAAATGTTCTGATCTGAGAAGTTGATATTGGCGTATTGCCCTGCAACCCATGCTGCCTGATAGACCATAATTTGGAACATCAAAGTAACCAGTCAACAAAATGGAAGCTTGGTAGAGATTAGAAAGAAAATACTGTGAAATCTCAGATAACTTGGATTTATTTAACCAAAACCAAACATTAATGTATCCAAGAAATAATAAGTGAGACACTAGAATGCTCGAAGGTAGAAAAAAAATACTGTCACCTGAACCAGCATATCATAAAGCCAGAACTAGCATTATATAAAGGGAAGATATCTAGCAAAAAGAAGTGGGATAAGCTGCAACATAAAGAAGTTCTATTTCTAGGATCAAATGAATCCTGGGGGCGATGAATTATGAACTTCTATACAgtgaaaaaatgaaataaactacACCATTCCATCAAAGTAATGTAAAACAAAAGTGGAAAAATTCTACAGATTTGTTTATGTTAGACATGATGTTTTAGAAAAGCAACCTTTGCTCGTAGATGACCAATAGGACTTGTGAATTCTGGGAGAACGTGTTGCGTTAACATACGCTCTAATTCTGATTTGTAAGGCTCTGTTTTCTTAAGCTTATCACACAATGTTCCAATTGCTAGAAGAGCACCATCTTTCTGACGAAATGGTTTAAATTCCACAGCTTCATCATATCTGGTCCTCATAATCATGTTCAAATGAATATTTCCTTTTAATAAAACGTAAATTAAATAAAAGGTCTATAAGAAAATGTACCTCCTGAAAACATCCACAATGAATTGAATGAACTTCTGAAAATTTGCCTTCCCACGCTTTCTCATTAATTCACTGACGAAGTCCATGGCTGCAGTTCGTGGACTGTACAAATCTTCTATTATATCTGTACAACaggaaaaaaaaagtattttcatATTCTTATCTCATGGTATGAAAGTTTAGAATGAGGTACTTTTGATACCCTCATTTATTAGTAAAACAGTCTAAAAACTCACCATATCCCTTCCTGACATATTCATGTGGATCTTCAGACCACAATTTCTGATCATTGTCATTGAAACACATTAGTGGAAAAACTATCTCAAAGAGAACAATGTCGAGCTGGGGTTGAAGCAGCTGGTACATACTATTCTTTGGAATACTGCACAAAAcataggaaaaaaaaaggaaatcatTGCTAATTGGCATCATGGATTGGTGAACTTTTATAAGATGACTAAGAGGagattaaaaattgttttaaaaaaggCAACAAAAAAAGAATTGCGAAAATTATAATTAGTAGAAGCAGCAAGAGAATAATAATTTACAACTTAACAATAGTGGAAATGGCATGCAAGTCATAACTTGAATATTGGAGGAGAGAATGTTCATATTACCAAAACAAATTTGAGTTCTTGATCTGAGTGAATACAACAGGACACAATTAAAGGAATACAAGCAACAAATTCTAGTAATCATACTAGTTAGCCATTGATTTACATTTTTTGtgccaccaaaaaaaaaaatgtaagaacCTTGTATTTATTTTTCACTACAAGTTTTTGTGCACCATTTCAACTGAATGTTTTTCTTTGGTGGAAGTACCAACTCTGAAAACCACGAGAGAATAGAATACAAGTCAAACAATAGTTTAGCATTCCTCTCCAGTAAATTGTGATTGAACTTGAAAAACAAATGGACTATACACTACTTTCAGCATTAATTTTGTACAAACTAATGACAAACTAAACTAAAAGTTGAAAGTACTTGACTAGcaaaaaaaagtcaaaataaaaaagaagaaacAAGAGGTAAGATACTAAAATGGATATAGCACATGAAACATATTGAAAGCATGCACAGGCTAAGATTTTGATACTCTATTTCATTATGATAAGGATGAAGAGATTCTTCCTTTTTCCATACTGAATTTACTTAGAGGCATTCAAAAAACAGAACTCTTAATTAGAAATGCTACGAATAAGAAAGAAaagatgaaataaaaaataatggaggAGCATAGAGGCCTGATAATAGATCTGAAAAAGAGTATGAAAACCATGAAAAGTTGCAAGATGTTGATGCAGCCCAAAAAATGAATTGAAGAAAAATAATGAGCCTTAGGAGATCGTCTAATACAGGCACAAGATAAATGTCTAAAAGTACATAAGAAACTCTATTTTGAGGAATAACAACCTGCTGCCAAGATATTGAAGTAAAAGATTAATAACTCTATCTGGTAAATATTCTCCTATACGAACAGCATTAAGCATCTGTAGATAACATCCCAAAATTCTTCCTGCATAGTTCTTTTGAAACATTTGTGCAAATGCTTTGCTTTCTGGCCTCTGAAGCTTCACATCCCCAAACCTGTAAGTTCTAAGCACGAGTTAATTAAGAACAAGAAATAACAAGACAAATTTTTCACAAATCTAAGAAAACCAACCGAGTGTATATACGATTTAGTATATGAATTGTCCACTTTTTGACTTTCCACCATCCCCAAGATTTTCTGACTTCTGGATCTGTCAGCTGGCCTTCCAAAGGAACAGGTCTTTCCAAAATGTTCAAGAATAGAATCATCCACGATCCAAACACACTGGGATCAAACAGTTGCCTTGGGATTTCAAGCTGAAAGCATTCCATGCCAACAGAGAAAATGAAATCACATTTTAGACATGCAAaagaaactaaaatataaatatttggaCTTACATATATGGATGACCAGAATATTTTGCATATGAGCTTGATTAAATCTGCTACTTCAATTGTAGGGTTAACAACTTGAACAAGTTTGCTAAATACATTTAGTAAGAGAGGAAATGTCTCTTCTATTATGAGATAAAGTGGTGTCCTCTCTTCGTCAGATTTGAACCTAGAAAGAAAGCAGAAATGTTAAAAGTTAATATACAAGAGATTGAAGACGCAGATGcaccagaaaaaaaaaaaatcataaaacaaGCCAAAAGCAAAATTTTCAAACACCACAATTtgtttttagttaaattaaaagtaattttaaaaattaaaatatttgaatATGTATTACATAAAATTATACAATTAAGTGGTGGGAAAGTAATGATTTGAATAATTAAAACTACGTATATCTCAATTTTAAATACTTCTTTAATTAACAATCATAAATGATATTTTAGTAAAggaattaaataattatttatctattttatatattaattaaacttTGAGTAAATTGAAAAAATAGATATTAAAGTAAATTCAATAAAATAAATTGTAAATATGAGTGAAAGATCAAGCAACATGGTAAAAACAAAGTATAATGATCTGTAAGCGTGAATGCATTATGCATTTAGATTCAGCGAAATGAGCCATGACAACATGATATGAATgcttcaaaaattatttccatatatatatatatagatagataacGGTTTGATATGCTGGGCGCCCATGGTGGCTGCCCAACACAACacgcctatatatatatatatatatacacacacatctGCCCGTGCATGACTCCGTGGACAACTGAGTGAACCGGAGAACTCAACTCACTTCCGAACGTCCCAAGTTCACTCAATCGCCCAGGGAGTCGCGCACGGACAAGTATACTTGCtaaaatcacacacacacacacacatgggCGACTCAGATGAGTTAGGGAGCCCAGCAATGAGTCAGGACATCCGAAAATGATCACAGTGCCCCGACTCATCTGAGTCGGTCACGGTGGGTGTGCAGGATATCACACACAAGAATGTTAATCTACACACCTCGTGTTGCACACCTTGTGAGCACCaagtgtattttttttctttttttttttagagcTTAGGGTTTAGGTTATAGTATTTAAGCTAaagaaatctttaaaaaaattacacaTGGTGCTCACAAGGTGTGGACCATGAGGTGTGCAGGCTAGCaaaacctatatatatatatatatatatatcacaaaaAAATATATCTGAACATGTACATATTTAAATGATAGTTGTCGGTGGACCTAATTATTCTAATAATGTATTTAAAATGCTTAAATGGCAACCACAACAGAGGTGATTATTTGAAGTGGTGCTATAAGCAACGAATAGGTAGTTCATTACAACAAATGCATAGGTGGCAACATGAGAGAAAGGCCATTAAAATGAACTTAAATATCATAATAGTTTTCACAATTGATAAATAAGTAGATACTATATATATATCTCCAAAAAATATTTGAAGATGTACATATTTAATTGATAGGTGTCAATGGACCTAATTGTTCTAATAATGTATTTAAAATGATTAAATGGCAACCACAAGTGATTATTTGAAGTGTGCTATAAGCAATGGATAGGTAGTTCATTACAACAAATGCATAGGTAGCAACATGAGACAAAGGTGACCATTAAGATGAGCTTAAATATACTAATAGTTTTCACAGTTGATAAATAAGTAGATActattttataataaattaatatataattaattgtaaTAAAGTCTTAATCGTGGATTTAAATTTAGTGTCATGGAGGTTGGCACAGGTGGAATTTACCGTTCCACCGACTGACCGACACCAACACCAGCATCGCAACCACGAAGCTGACACAAACTCGCGATTGCTTCAGAAGGTCGCGGAGGGTGTTGACGGTTCAAAACCATCGGTTTGACGATTCGAAACTGTCGGTTAGATGGTTCGGAACCACCAGTTCGATGGTTCATCACAactcaagattattatattaaaaaaataaaattataaattcataaaATCATTTGTCATCATGATTATTAAGAATAATCatatagcaaaagaaaactagtaatcagttattaaataattaactaacacaTGAAATCATTTGCTGATATACGATTATAAATTAACTAACAAATGAATAAATGTCTCTTTTACTCTTCTTCCCATTATTAAAAATAACaatataacaaaaaaaactaTTGaatagttattaaataattaactaacataTAAAAACATTAATAGTTGTAGTCTGGTAAGGATACTCGGTGCTCATCTAGGAGACCAGGTTCTAGTCTCAACAccaacaaattttttttaaaataaaaatcatcgAACAGGTTAAAGGGCCCCTAAACATTTAACCGCCAATTACAATTCAAGCTTGTAACCCAGGTTAACGGGTAACAGGCTTGTTGACATAGGATCGAGCCCGAGCAAGATCCGATTAGGATCGGACCCGGGTAGGTCTATGTTGCAACCCCCGTAGCAGCCTCTACAGGACGCgacatttttattattatttttttttaagggataattttaaaaattcataaactaatttaaaatttttaatatatgttCAAAAGTGAATGTGAATTTACaataatctaaatttttttcaaaatataattcttaaatattttaaacaatttttttaaaaaaaaatccaaattcattttaaaaataatttaagacctttaaataaatttcataatcatctttcaaataattttataattttagatttagctttgaattttgagaattatttatttttaaaaaaataatttgtatAAGAATTACTTTtatatcttttaaatatttttaaaaattaattatatattttaataattaaaaataatttttaaatttatctactataaaaatttaataagtatcaaacatcttatgagaaaatatcaaaatatgaCAACATTTGAAACATCAATAGTGAGCAtatataataatcaaatattaataaaattaattttaaatttatatatatatatatatatatatatatatatatatatcttttaaatatttttaaaaattaattatatattttaataattaaaaataatttttaaatttatctactataaaaatttaataaatatcaaacatcTTATGAGAAAATATCAAATATGACAACATTTGAAACATCAATAGTGAGCAtatataataatcaaatattaataaaattaattttaaatttatatatatatatatatatatagaagtacTGAAATCATATCAATACAAGTACAATACGGTACCAAAACCACATCATTCCAATTTAGAATCGGAACTCCGacacaaatcaaaattttaaacgtCGGTCTTAATGTCCTTTTTCGTATATAATAATGCATTTAAATAATTGAGTAGCAATAATAAGGCGGGTGGCTGTTACAAGTGTGTTGATTGATAGGTAGTTAGGTACTTGATTACAAATATTTAACTACACATAAATTTGGACTTCTGAAATGGTTCCGAAAACAACTACATCAGTGCCAAAGAGAAAATATAACCTCAGCATAAGCATAAacagaataaaataaattatttttcttcaaggagaaagaaattgtATTTCTTTTTAATATTTGTAAAGTCACCAAGTAAATATGTAGCATACTCACTCATATTTTCTAGCAAGCAACCGTAGGACATATAATGCTCCAAGTATTTGTTGATCTTGCAACAACAAATTGCATTTTACCCAGTGGAGAAGAGTTGGCCACTTTTCTGGATAATCGGCTATGATAACTGTTTTGATGCATTCTCCAAGTTGAGCTCTATTTATTTCAACAAAAATATTAGAGGAACCAACAATACAGTGCAATTACCATCATAAGTTGCAGTACCAGGCATTTGATGCACAAAGCTAAAGATACATGTCTTGAAGGCATCACTTACTAAAGATTTAAGTGCTTGTGAATGTactaaaaatgctcataaatttaaatCTGCACAAGAAATTGACTGCACAAGTAGCttatgatttatttaatttcaaGAACTAATGGTATACCCTTGTACTTTGAAAGACAAACTATAAGAAATGGATGAGGAAACATGTTGCTAAAAAACAAATGAGTTACAAGTTCTGACAGTCATATAGCTAAATAGAATATATTAATACAAGTACAATCATTTTAGTTCATTGCATCAACAAACATGACACATATATTTTATGACTTGACATAACCCAACATCTTATCTTGAACTCAGCTAAGAAGATAAATTTTCATTAATCAAAATCATATGAAGGTATGATAAAACCCACATAATTGCTCTTATTTAATTTGAAATGAATAGTTTATCACCAAGGCTATTGTGGCAGATTATCGATGATGTTTGTCAATAAAACAGAATCAAGTAGATTAAAAGTGCAAATAGGAAAAACATCACAAAGTTTGACAAAACTCAGCTAAAAACTTAATCTCAATTTAAACCCCATGTAAACATATGTGAAAACTGTCTGCAGtcaaatgaaaattcaaagataatttaatcaaaattttaatttgcatTGAAATATATGGTGTCAATAAGCAAGCAAGATAGCAGGAGCAAGTCAAAATATATGAAGTCCACACAGGTGGAAATCTATATTACATTATCTATTAATGTACCTAAGCAGTGGCGGAACCTGGACAATAAAACCAAGAATGTTCTCACGAACCATGTTCTTGTCACTCTCTGATACTTTATGAGGTTCACCTAAACCAAACTAACAGCTGTCATTTTATTGTTCTAAAATTATGAAACAAGTCGGAAGACACAAGTCATGTTACTACTACCGGGCCCATGAGGTGACCAATACTTTGCCACAAAGTTTTTGAAATGTATGCTGGCAACTTGTCGTACACCCATATCACAGGTACCATCTACTATAATCAGCAACAGTCTTACTAGATGTTGTGGTGTGTGCTGGAACTGCATAAGATAAGGGCTCACATAGTCAAAAAGATGCAAGATTTCACAAAAATAGTTCCTAATACATTTTCACAGATACAAATACCAAACATTTAAATGCAATATAATGAAAAAGGTTGAGAAGAAAATAAACTGTGACCGTGTCAGTATGATCTTAAATTAGCTTCTCATTAAAGAAGCAAATACAATGTGTGAATATACTAAAATATAGAATTGCTGGCTTTTACTAAAAGAGACAAACAACTAGACTAAACTCTCACTAAAATATCAAGAAATTGTAATTAActaattttatataaaacaaaaTCTAAGAGCCATAAATTGTAATATGcactagaagaaattagagaagacatTAGGTGTGCATGAGCCAAAGACAAACTGAGAAAAGATGTAAACAGATAATTCAAACCCGGCCACACCGTTGACAGTTCACCAACTAATGTCTAAGAGAGGAATCTATACAAATGCCTACTGCAAATGTTGTAGGCTGGTGATGAAGAAAACATGCATGCAGTCGATACAACAACAACCATTTcaaaacatgattattatttcCATCATTGTACAGAACACTACTAATACAAAATTTGAGTAAATCCAACCATATCTTTTTTCCAGTTACATCCACCTTGTATGATAACTTGGTCCCAAAAGCAGGGATATATCTTGCAAATGAAGTCAAATACTCACCTAGGTTCATAGTTATTAAAAACACTCGCCTGGGCGCCTAGGCACAAGTCGCAGCCAAGTGAGCCTCTTGCGTCTATGCACCTTGTGAGAGGAAGAAATCGGTCTTGAGGAAACGGATGAAGATTCAACTATACAAATCTGATAATGATATGATTGAGAAAGATGATGAAGATTTTGATGATTTAGATATTTGaagtttttttaaagatttgAATTATGTGCATAACGAATTTATTTGCTGATGAATTGTATATGtacattattgtttaatatttTATAGACAATAATTTTGTTATTCAAATATTTTCGCAGACATTCCCTATATATACACGCCTCAGGCCCCATAGCACCTATGCGCTTTTGTGCACCTCACGCCTTAAATAACTATACGTGGGTTTGCATGAcaggaaaatatatatataatgtgggCTAACCTTATTTTTCCATTACTTTTAACAATACCAATTAGAGTCCTTTTGGTGCATCTAGTAGCaacataaataaaattgcaaatgAGTCACCAAATTCCCTTCAGGATTCAGATAACTTTAAAATGCGTTGTAATTTAGATGCCAGGATGGATTAAGAAAATTATTATTGCCTATAGAGAATATATCTAACAAGGATTGCATTATCCACAACATAAACCAGACAAAGATGAAAGTGAAAAATAGTAAGACACATGACAAATATTTGGAATATAATTGTCCTTTGTCAAAAGATGTTTGTCACTGTAGCATAGTTTATCTCGTCTTATCATCTGCCAACTACATATAACAGCTCACGTATATTAATACTTTACATTTACTCAGTATATTCTGTGCATCCATAAAAACATTGGATAAAACATGATAATGCATAAGAAAACCTAAAATATACTTAAGCATGTAATTTTGTCAACACCAAGGCTTGAAGTTCCAGTGGTCAGTGCCAATTGATGCAGATACATGGATACACACATATCAGACATGCCAACCTAGGAAAGGAATCTCAAGGGTATGGAGAAGAAACTGGAGAAAAAACCCGTTCCAGATGTGTATGGCATTTTCCCTTATTGTATTTTTCTATGTGCAAGAGTAAAAGGAGAAATTTCGACCATGCCAATTGGTAAGTCATGGTACTGTAATCAATGGTCAACACATATTATCAAGCATCAAGATAGAAACTAAAGCTTACACTTGAGGTTATAGAATAATGACTTCATTCTTGTGTGGATTAGTACCATGAGCAAGAACAGATAAATGTGCCCAAAAGAAGGGAAGAGAAGATAATGAGAGGGAATAGTTTGAGACTAAAAGTCGTTTGATTCATTTTTATATCTAATTCTCGTAACTTGGTTTCCTTAGTCTACAAGACTTGTGAAGCAAACCAATCTAATAAATCAAGATCCActataaataaatatttctaaTACCTTAAGCTGTGATGATTgtctttatattaaaaataagtACAATTGTATACGAATGTAATAACATTATACAATTATTTGTTTATCATTACTGCCAACATGGAGCCTCATTAATGTGGCAAATAAGAATATAGGATTTACTAGTCAAGTCTCACCCTCTAGTGTGAATTCACAAACATAAAAACAAAAGACAGAACAAGTTCCACATGTATGTTAACATTCATGGCTTAGCTGAGATCGTAAGTGGATGGCAAATTTACTCAATGAGCGAAGGGTCGAATCCCAGAGCTGGCGAGGCGCAAATCCTTGCACCTAGGCACAACTCACCCACCCATCCATCTTACCTCTCAGTTACAGTGATTTACCGCCCTCATGTTGGTCCTGAGGCGAGCTGATGGGGGCGCTGGCCGCGAGTTTGCCCAATATCGCTTCACCTCCAGAAAACTAAAACGGTATCCAGGAACTAGGTTTCTGAGGTATGCACGCCTTGCATCAGCGTGAATGATAATAATATCAACATACTTTTGATAGTCCAAGGATAAAATGTCTAAAAGAAAATCTCAAAAACACATTATTTTACttaaaataaaatcattcaaTTTTAGCTTAAACCAATTTAATCATTGGCATTTTAGCATGCAGTGTCTGTTGAACTAGCTCTCTGCCGTCTCTGGCATATGGAAACTGTTGAATATAGATTACACGAACTGAGAGAAGAAAAGCATCTTGAGGACAGGATTACGCCACCCCGTATGACCATAATTCAAGGGGGCAGGTCGATATCTGAATTAGATTTATATTGCATGATTAATCTAAATAACATAAGCAGAGCCCAAGTACAAAACTAGATCAAATTTTAATAACTCAAATGAGTACAAGCACATGATCATACAGTCACGACGGCTCAACAGTTGCGCGTCCAATCAACTGTAGCAGGGGATCTCAATAGACAACCCCTAACCGGGAGAAAACCGTTCGAATAGCAGAGGAAGGAAACAATTCACCTGATTAAGACTCTCTTCGGCAACCTTGCGCTCCTCGGGGCTGGGGCTGAGCGCAGTCCGGAGGACGACAGTAAGGCTGGCGAGATCCATCGCGGCACGGAGGGAATCCAGAAGACCACGGATTCCTCGGCCGCGAGAGATTCGGACGCCGGCGGCGCTAGGACGGCGAGAGGATATCGCcccgagagagagagaggaggaggagggaggacaAGCGCGAATCGGAATCGGACGAGTGAGttttaactctagggttagagaTAAATAATCAAGCGGGCCTCCAAGGCGGTTCGAACCGGGGCCGTAGGATTCAGTACAATATCACATAATAACTCGCATTCTCGCAGGACGATCATCCTGAGCCTCCGACGGGTTCACTACAAATAAACGGTCGATGTACAGATTGGGAAGCTAATAGTTGCACCTGACATTGAATAGGATCCCGACCGTGTGAGATGGTAAATGTCGCGCGCCCACATCGTAGCTTGGTCTCCGGTCCACGTGGCACGCGCCAATCGGGATCGCCGTAAAATCTACAAATATAAAGGATTTGTCTTTTTCAGACATAAAatcagaaaagtaaaaaaaatcataaactgATAATAAAAAGTTACAAAAAgactttttattctttttattttaaatataaaaaaaaataattaatgaaaGATGCCCGTATTTAATCAAAAAATAACAAAGTGAGTATTTTTTTGTGAGAACATCAGAAACAGGACTCTAGTTATTAATGGAGTGACCAACTCATAATTCCCCGTTGGAGCTTTTTGGACCAGGAATAAATATTTTGTCATCGTCGTAAGGTGATAAATACAAGAAAGGACACTGTGATTCTGCCACAGCATATGAATATGATAAAATGGTGAATACGTTCATTTCTTTCAGTATTTCTGTCAATTATTAATatcagaaaaaataaataaaatcataatgAATGAGAAAATGTGGGATGAATTTATATAGATTACAGAAATTTATGCCCTCTCAAGCACAGCATATGAATGCGAACTGTGCTATGGCAGTCAGAACATAAACAAGGATCGGTGAATATGCTATAGCTTGCGGCAACTATTGATAATAGTTATTATAATCATTTTAATGGCCTAGGAGGTAGCATAGATGGTGGACGTATGATATCACAATTCGAAATTTATTCCATCATGTATCTGACATTTATGTATCTATATGTACCTTCTTACATATCCGTGGGTCGATATTAGGGGAGTCGTTAATGTAAcgaatttatattattataatcattttaattaattttaataattttaattaaatctataaagagtttttttataataattagtattttatattcagtaattttgattaaattaaattaaattaatttatttaaatatattatactaaagtgttattttaatattaaaaaaaaaaagaaataccattccaataataataatataagcgCCGATTTTTTCCTAAATAATACAATCAAAAAGCCTTTGATTACGTTCCGATTTAGATTTTTAAACTGGAATCTATTAGTTTAATTTCAATTACTCCACTCAAGTCGTCCAATATCCGCCTCTAAATTTGATAGATATTCCACCGGCCCCACCCACTCCACTTCCGCCAATGGAATCA contains:
- the LOC122008207 gene encoding importin beta-like SAD2 isoform X2, with amino-acid sequence MDLASLTVVLRTALSPSPEERKVAEESLNQFQHTPQHLVRLLLIIVDGTCDMGVRQVASIHFKNFVAKYWSPHGPGEPHKVSESDKNMVRENILGFIVQVPPLLRAQLGECIKTVIIADYPEKWPTLLHWVKCNLLLQDQQILGALYVLRLLARKYEFKSDEERTPLYLIIEETFPLLLNVFSKLVQVVNPTIEVADLIKLICKIFWSSIYLEIPRQLFDPSVFGSWMILFLNILERPVPLEGQLTDPEVRKSWGWWKVKKWTIHILNRIYTRTYRFGDVKLQRPESKAFAQMFQKNYAGRILGCYLQMLNAVRIGEYLPDRVINLLLQYLGSSIPKNSMYQLLQPQLDIVLFEIVFPLMCFNDNDQKLWSEDPHEYVRKGYDIIEDLYSPRTAAMDFVSELMRKRGKANFQKFIQFIVDVFRRYDEAVEFKPFRQKDGALLAIGTLCDKLKKTEPYKSELERMLTQHVLPEFTSPIGHLRAKAAWVAGQYANINFSDQNIFRRVFHCVIAGFKDPELPVRVDSVFALRAFVEACVDLNEIRSILPQLLDEFFKLMNEVENEDLVLTLETIVDRFGEEMAPYAFGLCQNLASAFWRCLNSSESDDDADDSGALAAVGCLRAISTILESVNRLPHLFVQIEPTVLPILQKMLTTDGQDVFEEVLDIVLYLTFYSPTISLEMWSLWPLIMDALSDWAIDFFDNILVPLDKFISRGTSHFLTCKDPDYQQSLWKTLSSIMSDPNIDDADIEPVPKLIEVVFQNCKGQVDHWVEPYLRITIERLRRAERPYLKCLLIAVIADAFYYNPVLTLGLLHKLGVAVEVFNLWFQMLQEVKKSGLRANFRREHDKKVCCLGLTSVLGLPADQLPGEAFERVFKATLDLLVSYKDQIAEADKQDDADDDDDDDMDGFHDDDEDEDESDKEMGDDAEDGDEDDSQKFQKLPAEARGFQLNNDDDSDDDYSDDEELQSPIDEVDPFIFFIDTIQAVQECNPARFQNLTRSLDFHYQALASGIAQHAEQRKVEIEKEKLEKASSK